Genomic segment of Populus nigra chromosome 6, ddPopNigr1.1, whole genome shotgun sequence:
gaaacaaatatttttattatcaagctTATATGTATAAACTATTGTTACAAGAAAGGAAATATTTAAAAGCACCGGTCAAACATATAATTATCGAagccaatttttatttttaacatgattttacCATTAAATTACACAGTAAAAgaactaaaatattttagagaaaagataataatattttaaaaagatactaaaaataaatacacagtaaataataaaaattaaaacttttttttaaaaaatccaataaatctTTATAACACATCCTTATTATTTGATGGAGGAGAATACTTNNNNNNNNNNNNNNNNNNNNNNNNNNNNNNNNNNNNNNNNNNNNNNNNNNNNNNNNNNNNNNNNNNNNNNNNNNNNNNNNNNNNNNNNNNNNNNNNNNNNNNNNNNNNNNNNNNNNNNNNNNNNNNNNNNNNNNNNNNNNNNNNNNNNNNNNNNNNNNNNNNNNNNNNNNNNNNNNNNNNNNNNNNNNNNNNNNNNNNNNTATCCATCATATTTTGATATCGTGGAActtgcaagaaattaatatccCTCAGCTACTTCGGTTCTAACCTTCCTGTTCCAAGTGCGAGCTAGAATTTATATCGAGTAGCCAGGAGTAACTATAGGATGATTTCGAAGCTAAACCTGCACCACCATTTTTAGTCCACAATTGAATGCCGCTCTTAGAGCCACGCCTCGGGGTGTCCTACGTTAGGTAGGGTCAGGGATCTCTTATTAGTGAAATGAGCCCATCTGTATGGCCTATCATTTATTGGTCGGCCCGGCGGTGGCTCCTGCTTCTCCATGGCAGCAGCTCTTCATACAAGTTTGCTGATAGGAGCCCTTGTAGTCGAATCAATAATCAATAGAAGTTTACTGACTCAGAgcgtaaatatatatatttttctaattcaattaTAGATAGACTATTTATACTAGAACAAGAGGATTCATGAAAATCACACATGTAAGAGATTTATAAGGATTTATTCTTATTAAATTACCTGGTTGGAGGTTTGAAttctagtattaaaaaaaaaacctagattcTTTAACCATTaagtaagttttttaattaaattaattatacatgcAAGTTTTTTACTcataattaacaattttttttaatatcacacCTACCTCGAACTGTATAATTTGTTGCTATTAATTTCCGGTAGTTGAATATTATCTACATGtccatttctatatatattaattttactgTATGGCAGAAAAGACAAagttcttcaaattttttttggtttatcatTTGTTCTTTTTGTTCGACGATGATGGTATTAAAAACACACATTTCACttgatatattcttttttaaaaataaattctcataaTTATTGATCctcaaatttaaattcaatgagTAAAGGAAATTAATGAACAAGTCCCTttaagtattaaaataaaaccaagaaaataatgACAATTTTTACAGTGAAATTGatgatcaagaaaataatatttgctCTGCTAAAATATTCGGTACCTCTTTATTAATTTAGTGGGAAATGCTGTccgtgaaaaaaatatttaattagaacACGAATCTTTAAcagaacaaaagaaataaatttctcCCACAAAATGCAAGTTTTCGTCTTTTCAATACAAGAAACATGTAAATCCAGCAGAAACTATTTCGacattttaaaaggtaaaaataaacagGTTCTTCAAGTGTTATGAACGCATATACAATGTTCATTTCAAACACTAAgatcctaaaaaatattatctccagccgatttttttcttctcaacttGTTAACGTTTGAAAATAACgtatcatttttctttctttttgtattgTATTGCAGTGTATGAGGTTTTCGAACGAATGGCATACTATGGGATATCAAGCAATCTTGTAGTGTACTTGACAAAAAAGCTCCATCAAGGCACAGTGAAATCATCCAATAATGTAACAAATTGGGTCGGCACCATTTGGTTGACTCCTATCTTGGGTGCCTATGTTGCTGATGCACATCTTGGCCGTTACTGGACCTTTGTCGTTGCATCTGTCATCTATCTTTCGGTATGTATGCATGCTGCCATTTATAGTTTTCTCTATCGTACGCATGCATTGCTTCTGGTCCAGCTCCCTGCTTTATCTCGCCCGAAGAATGAGAAGCTCTTTGGACCACATGTTTCAATTCAAATATCCTATGTCAACACTGTTTCATATCCTTTTCAGAACGTGTTATTCGGTCTGAATTTATCAATCCATTTATCGCGAGTTGTACTGTGTTCTTGATCACTAGGTCAAGCAAGGGGTAATTATCAAGAGTTGTGATTACGAATACGTGTGAAATCTAGCTGCGTGACCAAATTATTAATTTCCAAGTTGTGGGAGGACGGCATATGAAAGCTTGACTTCATAGTTTCTGTTTGATAAGGTAGAATTAGGAAGATATTGTCTAATTCGTTGTAAGAAAAACCAGTTGCTTCGATGTGTTGAAGTTTTCAAGATTGCAACTTGGAGTTTGTCTGGTCTCGGgccaggggaaaaaaagaaatactagCACGCACCCTTAAGTCAACTTTGCATATTAATTAGTGCCAACATAGGATAAGAACAATTCCTAAGATAACGTAGTTTTTGGATAACATTTGAAAAGTAAATGGCTGAAAGCGATATGGCGTTCGTTCATCATTTGTCTACGCACGAACAACTGTTGAAGTGATTTTTAATACAGTTGTGAGAATTTTAATGAAGGAATCTGACATGATTGCAGGGGATGTCTCTGCTGACACTATCAGTTTCCCTTCCTGCACTAAGACCACCTATCTGCAAGAATGCCAATGTGGAGAACTGTAAAGAGGCCTCCACATTACAATTAGCAGTGTTCTTCGGAGCCCTCTACACGCTAGCTATTGGTACCGGGGGAACAAAGCCAAACATCTCGACAATCGGTGCTGACCAATTTGATGATTTCCATCCTAAGGAGAAGGCTTATAAGCTATCCTTCTTCAACTGGTGGATGTTCAGCATCTTCTTTGGAACGCTCTTTGCTAACACTATACTTGTGTACATACAAGACAATGTGGGTTGGGCATTAGGGTATGGGCTTCCAACTCTTGGGCTTGTGATATCGGTTGCTATATTCTTAGCTGGCACACCATTTTATAGGCACAGGCAGCCAACAGGAAGCCCATTTACAAGGATGGCTAAGGTCATGGTGGCAGCCCTGCGCAAATGGAAGGTTTCAGTCCCTAATGACCCTAAAGAACTCCATGAGCTTGACTTGGAAGAATATGCAAAGGCCGGAAAGTTCAGGATTGATTCTACACCAACCTTAAGGTTTGCAACAGTTGCAGTGCGtgtgtattttttcttttcttttcttccggCATTAGCTTAGATGTAAGGATACTAATTTATATACCTGGCTTGGCCTAGTAATAAGTCTGAACTTGGGCAACATGAATGCAGGTTCCTAAATAAAGCTGCTGTGAAGACAGGTTCAACTGATCCATGGATGCTTTGCTCAGTTACTCAAGTAGAGGAGACTAAACAGATGTTGAGAATGATTCCGATATTGATCTCCACATTCGTCCCAAGCACAATGATTGCTCAGATAAATACTCTTTTTGTCAAGCAAGGCACCACTCTTGATAGACAAATTGGCAACTTCGAAGTCCCACCAGCAAGTTTAGCTGGATTTGTGACTCTGTCAATGCTTGTTTGTGTTGTGTTATATGACAGGTTCTTTGTTCGTATTGTTCGTAGGTGGACAAAGAATCCCAGAGGAATCACTCTTCTTCAGAGAATGGGAATAGGCCTTGTTTTTCACATCATAATCATGATAACTGCATCATTAATTGAAAGACACAGATTAAGTGTGGCCAGACAACACGGCTTAGTTGAAAAGGGAGGCCAAGTCCCATTGACGATATTCATTTTGCTTCCTCAATTTGTGCTCATGGGAGCGGCTGATGCATTTTTAGAGGTGGCCAAACTCGAGTTCTTCTATGACCAGGCACCTGAAAGCATGAAAAGCCTTGGCACTTCTTATTCAACAACTAGTCTTGGCGTTGGAAACTTCATTAGTAGTTTCCTTCTTTCCACAGTTTCTCATATCACCAAGAAGCATGGTCACCGAGGGTGGATTTTGAATAACCTAAATGCTTCTCACCTGGACTATTATTATGCCTTCTTCGCAATACTAAACTTCCTgaacttcattttcttcttggGTGTGATTAGGTTTTATGTTTATAAGGCTGAAGTTTCTGATTCAATGGAAGTACTGGCTGAAGAATTAAAGGGGATGAGATTGAGGGAACCTAACCAAGTTTCTGAACATTAATGAAACGTGCAGAAGAAAAGCCTGCATAGAAATCAAAGCTGAAATCGGAGATCAGGTTACAAGTTGACGACCATTGTTTAGAAGCTCCCTCCCTCAATAGCCTATTTTGGAGGGGAACTACTTTTGGGATAAGTGGTGGTTTAATACCTGTATGCTTCATTTTCTTCACCTTTTGAGGGAGAAATAAAACTGTCATGTTTGCTATTTATTTACTGAATGGAAAAGAAATGGATATAGTTAATGTTGATGACTTGCAAGTGCTCATCTTAAACAACAGCATAATTAAGAAAATCTCCTCCCAGGGAAGGAATTGCATTTTGTAATGTAACTTGTCTGCAAGCTTGAAACATATAAGCATTTCTTGGAAAGCTCTGTAAAGTTAGAGAAACTTCGCAGAATTGATGTTAAGAAGTGAATGAACTTCTCTCACACACAATTGGATCAGAAATTGAGGTAACAATGAGAAGCCATTCTTCAATGACGAATTATAAAGATAAGTCTATCAGCTTAAAAGGAAGTTTCTGCTCAACATTTGAGAAGATCTTTGCTTTCGTACGGCTAAATGTTTTTATAGAAACATGCTATCTCAATCCCCAAGAGGATCTTGATATGGAATTTTAACTTAAACCAAACCCAATGTATACAATGAGCTCCATCACATTTCCAATTTAAAGTATCTGTTTTGGCTTCATGGCTAGAAGTCATTATACAATAGATCAATGCATCCAAAACTATAACACTCTTTGCCTGAAATGCACAAAAGTTCAAAACCATCACTTCCTTTATCTTCTCTTTGCTAACTGGAATGTTTTCTTCAGGAACTGATTTGCTGCTTTATCATTCCTGTGGCATAACACCCGTAGTATTGTGTTTGGATCTGCCCTATTCCATCTTCCTGTTGTTGGTGGCATTGGTAGTTTTTGACCTGAACCCGCAGATCCTATACCACTGGCTTCACAAGTCAGGATACTGAAATCTTCCATTAGTTGTTCTGTGCTATCACCCATCAATGCTATCACCCCTTCAACAATCTCAGCCTCCTTTTCCACTGCATCCTCGTTCATCAATCCTTCACCACATGTGCAAAATGTGCGCTTCAAGTTCTCACAGTCCTCCTCAATCATGGGATAATCAGATCGATAAAATATGCGGCTGCAGCCCCCAGCAAGCAAAACCATGAGAAAGGCCTCAAAAGAGGCCTTCATGACTTCTCTCATTGCAACAGGTTGGGCGCGGTCAGTGAGAATTGCTGTCAACAAATTAAGGTTCTGTTTGAGAATCCTCAGTGCAGGCTTGATCCTTGCATTTGCTACATCAGCAACATAGAGAGTATCATAAAAAACAGAATTCGAGTCGAGGAATATCAAACGATAAGCAGCAACTTCTGATACATGATGACAGGCAGATTGAATGGATGCAAGGGCTAGGTCAAAGTAGGAAGAGGAATTGATGTGGTTCCTGCGATGATAACCACGGGACGCAGTGGTTCTTGGGGCAAGAGCAAGGTTCTTTTCTAGAGagtggagatgagattgaagataGTACAAAGTGTTGAGCCGTATGTAGAGCCGTTGTGTTCCACGGCTTGTTGACGGCCGGGGATGATGAGCATCATTTAAACCATGTTGGTGCATATATTCTGAGTTAATAGTGCAAGGAGCAGCTCTCTTCCACATTTTGAGGAACTTTGAGTCACCATTGCACCTGGTTAGAGGAGGCAGTGTAGGAACATAGCTCTGTTTTGATCCTGCAAAGCATATCAAAGAAAATAACAGCTTAGTTGAAGTCAGTTAAGCACTTAGAACATactcatatttatatttatgacaGCCTTCAGTGGAGCATGTTCATCTCCTTCTAATGAAGAAAGAAGAACTTAGAGAGCATTGTTATCCAGTCCTTGAAAAGTCATGCATCAACTATAACATGCTGCAGAACAGAACATCCACCAAAGAATCTTTGCTGCCAGTCAAATGTTCTGTGGTCATCAGTGAGTTATTTTATAATACCATATTGCTTCTAAGCAATTACTTCCACAGAGAAAGTTACTCCTAAAGTGACAAGTCCAAGCAGAAAAAACCTAGGAGAATActtttagagaataatataaatcttcTTTGACAGATACcacaaagaataaagaaggagcTTCTTACCACAAGCTGTTACCAAGTTGGAGTAATCTTTGAAGAGATTCTCAAAACCTTCGGCTAGATCATTAATCAGATCATCGGTAATTCCAACAGGAATTTCAAAGAAATCATCCACAGCTTCCTTGGCTATTTTTATTAACTCCGCAGCTGATGTCGCATGTGGCTCGTTTTTGGACTTAGGATTCCATGTCTGTAACATATATTTCACCATTTTACTCTCGAGTACTTTTGACAATACAAAAGCAAAATCTCACACCCATATAAGCTTAAATGCTGTATTCATTTCagcaaacaaattaaagaaactcACTTCAGAATCTTTGGCACGGTTAAGGCATTCTTGCCCACGTTTCAACCTCTCTCCAATCCATTTTTTCATAAGCCTCAGTATGACTGAATCAACTTCGTATGGAACCATCTCTCGTACAATTGTTTTGCCTCCGTCTTCACACTCTGCAGAGTCTTCAACCAGCATTTGAACCAAAACCTTTTCAAGTTTTCCAGCACTCTGCAGTACCGAAACAGTCTCATTATTGAGGGTCGACACCCCAGCAAGATATTGCTTCAAAACTGCTCCATAGCACTGGTGTAGCGTTACGGCAGCAATGCTAGCTGCAATCGAGTGCCATTTCTTTAGTATGGGACTAAAAACCTCCCTTTCTCTCAAGGCCAAGTCCTCAGCTTCTTTAGCTAACTGCAGGAGAGCCTCGCTTGCTTCATCTTTCACTTCCAGACTTGTACTCTTATAGCTTCCAGTTTCTATTATCTGCAATCAACAAACAAGAATGACTTAACATGAGATACATCGTAGTACAGAAACAGTAAATGTTGTAACTGATAATTAAGCAAAGGGGAGACGTATAGAAACAGCAACCTTTGCAAATGCATTCTTTATAGAACCTCGAATATAGTGATCCACACGATCCCCAGAAGAATCAACTATCTGTGTGTCTCCTTTCTCTTTCCCAATCCCTTCTGCGATAGTAACGTCTTCTCCCAAAATTTTTGACGCTGATAATGCTAAAGGTAAAAGATTCTCAATTAGGACAAAATTTCCCCTCTGGAAATGGTCATGATAGTGAAGCAATCTCCTCTCTGCCCACCCTTGCATTGAAGCCAACATAGAAGACAAAAGCTTCACATACATAGCCTCTCGGTCTGGCTTCTTCGCATCATTAGCCACCTCTGTCGATAACATAGCATGTGTCGCAGAAAGAAGATCCGGCTCTACTTGTGAAGTAAGTACGTATTGCTGGAAAAGCACCCAAGCAAAGCACAGATTGTGTATAGATCTATTGATTCCCAGTGTAGACCATGTCTTTTTCATTAACTCAACAAGCTCGTCAACCTCATCAAGGACTAACGTCTCATCcctaaaatcaaatattgattgAAGAAGAGAAACGTATAGGTGAATGTTGAGCGGAAATCCATCAGCCCAGTGGCATACATCGGTTGGTGTACCATTGGCACTTCGCCAAGACAAGGAAACAACACTGTTGCATAAGGTTCTCATCGTGTCAGAATTTTTGCCTGTGTCGATAGGTTTGGTTTCGCTGGCACGGATAATTTCACGAAGACGTATAGCATAAGGGCTTGATTTATCAAGCGGGATTGAAGGGTGAAGGAGGAGGCCAGCCTCCAGGATTTTGAGCTGACGCCTTTGCCAGAGATGGTACTCCTGACTGTCATTAAATTCTGACGGTTTTAGGTGGCGGAGGAGTTCCAATGGCAGGATTATCGTCTCTGCTCGCCTGCCCATCTGTGAAAGTGAAGAGAACAACAAGTCATGAATTGATGAAATCAAAACGAAAATTATGATGCAtccaaaatcaaacaattaagACAAACGAAACATACATATGTATCCAAAATCATTCAATCTATTTCTATCATTGACAACTAAATTATGCACGTACAGAATGTTATatcaacattgaaaaaaaagaagcaaaaacatgtgatttcatcaaatttgtcatgaaattataattctaaaatacATACAGTAGCAGTACGTACTTGGCCTACAAGAGTCCTCATGATCGTCTTCCTCAACCTATTATCACTATGCTCCGTCACTCTCATCTGCGCCCTCATTATCTCCGCGGAAGTCAGCGGCCTCCGAGGCCTCCCTGAAATCGGAACCGTGGCAAACCCCATGGCAGGACTTGTCCCTCCATGATTTAGAGGGCCAGTCGGTGATACTGGTGCCGACCCGCCTCCGCCGCCTCCAACAGCCGACATCCTCCTTGTAGGGGACTTCTTCAGCATCTTCATTCCCAGAGCTCGCTTTATCCGACTCGTCGGAGACATCACCACCACCGGACCACCGCCCATCCGACCATTCGGTGAGCCAGTTCCTGCTCCATCGCCATGATCATGTTGTTGGTGGTGATGGCTGGAATAAAAGTTGATGGCATTGCGGCCACCTCCGAAGCCAGGGGAGGAGCGGCAGGCGGTGAAGAAGACCTCATAGGCGGTCTCACCGACATCATCCTTGTCAAGGCCTTCAAGGTCTCCAAAAGGCCAAGAGAGATCATTGTCCTCGGGGTCAATGGAGCTGGAGATCGTTAGGGTACCAGAGAAGGATTCGCGGCGACTCTGTTGGGCCATTAAAAATATTGGCAATGATGTCTCAGATATCCGGCGGGAGAAAGAAGGGAGAGACGGAGAGCATTCTCTTAATATATGGAGAGAAAAATTAGAGAAGAGGAGACATGCAGAAATGTGGCTGCATGAGACTTTTGTGTGGTAGTTTTGTTAGTTAATACAGCGATTTTGTgctaagagagagagagatatatgAAAAACACAGCCGATGGCTAAGAGACAACAACATTGTTGTGTGAGGAAAACTAGGAAAGATTACGGTGGTGAACTGCTACGTTTTAGCAAATATTAGCAATTACTGCTCCGGAATTTCTGCTTTGtaaattttcatcttttcttttttacaccTGCAATCATGTTA
This window contains:
- the LOC133696484 gene encoding protein NRT1/ PTR FAMILY 5.2-like → MAYYGISSNLVVYLTKKLHQGTVKSSNNVTNWVGTIWLTPILGAYVADAHLGRYWTFVVASVIYLSGMSLLTLSVSLPALRPPICKNANVENCKEASTLQLAVFFGALYTLAIGTGGTKPNISTIGADQFDDFHPKEKAYKLSFFNWWMFSIFFGTLFANTILVYIQDNVGWALGYGLPTLGLVISVAIFLAGTPFYRHRQPTGSPFTRMAKVMVAALRKWKVSVPNDPKELHELDLEEYAKAGKFRIDSTPTLRFLNKAAVKTGSTDPWMLCSVTQVEETKQMLRMIPILISTFVPSTMIAQINTLFVKQGTTLDRQIGNFEVPPASLAGFVTLSMLVCVVLYDRFFVRIVRRWTKNPRGITLLQRMGIGLVFHIIIMITASLIERHRLSVARQHGLVEKGGQVPLTIFILLPQFVLMGAADAFLEVAKLEFFYDQAPESMKSLGTSYSTTSLGVGNFISSFLLSTVSHITKKHGHRGWILNNLNASHLDYYYAFFAILNFLNFIFFLGVIRFYVYKAEVSDSMEVLAEELKGMRLREPNQVSEH
- the LOC133696792 gene encoding protein unc-13 homolog isoform X1, whose protein sequence is MAQQSRRESFSGTLTISSSIDPEDNDLSWPFGDLEGLDKDDVGETAYEVFFTACRSSPGFGGGRNAINFYSSHHHQQHDHGDGAGTGSPNGRMGGGPVVVMSPTSRIKRALGMKMLKKSPTRRMSAVGGGGGGSAPVSPTGPLNHGGTSPAMGFATVPISGRPRRPLTSAEIMRAQMRVTEHSDNRLRKTIMRTLVGQVRTATMGRRAETIILPLELLRHLKPSEFNDSQEYHLWQRRQLKILEAGLLLHPSIPLDKSSPYAIRLREIIRASETKPIDTGKNSDTMRTLCNSVVSLSWRSANGTPTDVCHWADGFPLNIHLYVSLLQSIFDFRDETLVLDEVDELVELMKKTWSTLGINRSIHNLCFAWVLFQQYVLTSQVEPDLLSATHAMLSTEVANDAKKPDREAMYVKLLSSMLASMQGWAERRLLHYHDHFQRGNFVLIENLLPLALSASKILGEDVTIAEGIGKEKGDTQIVDSSGDRVDHYIRGSIKNAFAKIIETGSYKSTSLEVKDEASEALLQLAKEAEDLALREREVFSPILKKWHSIAASIAAVTLHQCYGAVLKQYLAGVSTLNNETVSVLQSAGKLEKVLVQMLVEDSAECEDGGKTIVREMVPYEVDSVILRLMKKWIGERLKRGQECLNRAKDSETWNPKSKNEPHATSAAELIKIAKEAVDDFFEIPVGITDDLINDLAEGFENLFKDYSNLVTACGSKQSYVPTLPPLTRCNGDSKFLKMWKRAAPCTINSEYMHQHGLNDAHHPRPSTSRGTQRLYIRLNTLYYLQSHLHSLEKNLALAPRTTASRGYHRRNHINSSSYFDLALASIQSACHHVSEVAAYRLIFLDSNSVFYDTLYVADVANARIKPALRILKQNLNLLTAILTDRAQPVAMREVMKASFEAFLMVLLAGGCSRIFYRSDYPMIEEDCENLKRTFCTCGEGLMNEDAVEKEAEIVEGVIALMGDSTEQLMEDFSILTCEASGIGSAGSGQKLPMPPTTGRWNRADPNTILRVLCHRNDKAANQFLKKTFQLAKRR
- the LOC133696792 gene encoding protein unc-13 homolog isoform X2 gives rise to the protein MAQQSRRESFSGTLTISSSIDPEDNDLSWPFGDLEGLDKDDVGETAYEVFFTACRSSPGFGGGRNAINFYSSHHHQQHDHGDGAGTGSPNGRMGGGPVVVMSPTSRIKRALGMKMLKKSPTRRMSAVGGGGGGSAPVSPTGPLNHGGTSPAMGFATVPISGRPRRPLTSAEIMRAQMRVTEHSDNRLRKTIMRTLVGQMGRRAETIILPLELLRHLKPSEFNDSQEYHLWQRRQLKILEAGLLLHPSIPLDKSSPYAIRLREIIRASETKPIDTGKNSDTMRTLCNSVVSLSWRSANGTPTDVCHWADGFPLNIHLYVSLLQSIFDFRDETLVLDEVDELVELMKKTWSTLGINRSIHNLCFAWVLFQQYVLTSQVEPDLLSATHAMLSTEVANDAKKPDREAMYVKLLSSMLASMQGWAERRLLHYHDHFQRGNFVLIENLLPLALSASKILGEDVTIAEGIGKEKGDTQIVDSSGDRVDHYIRGSIKNAFAKIIETGSYKSTSLEVKDEASEALLQLAKEAEDLALREREVFSPILKKWHSIAASIAAVTLHQCYGAVLKQYLAGVSTLNNETVSVLQSAGKLEKVLVQMLVEDSAECEDGGKTIVREMVPYEVDSVILRLMKKWIGERLKRGQECLNRAKDSETWNPKSKNEPHATSAAELIKIAKEAVDDFFEIPVGITDDLINDLAEGFENLFKDYSNLVTACGSKQSYVPTLPPLTRCNGDSKFLKMWKRAAPCTINSEYMHQHGLNDAHHPRPSTSRGTQRLYIRLNTLYYLQSHLHSLEKNLALAPRTTASRGYHRRNHINSSSYFDLALASIQSACHHVSEVAAYRLIFLDSNSVFYDTLYVADVANARIKPALRILKQNLNLLTAILTDRAQPVAMREVMKASFEAFLMVLLAGGCSRIFYRSDYPMIEEDCENLKRTFCTCGEGLMNEDAVEKEAEIVEGVIALMGDSTEQLMEDFSILTCEASGIGSAGSGQKLPMPPTTGRWNRADPNTILRVLCHRNDKAANQFLKKTFQLAKRR